The Thermomicrobiales bacterium genome contains the following window.
GTAACGTCGCTGCTGGCCGCCTGCGGCGGCGACAAGGGCGGGGCAACGACCGCGCCATCGAGCGGCAGCGCCTCGCCGACTTCCGGCAGCGGAAGCTCCGGCTCATCTGGCAAAGGTGGACAAGTGCGGGTCGCCGTCTGGGGCGGCGCGATCCAGGACGCTGAAAACAAGTATGTCTTCCAGCCATTCACCGAAGAGACTGGCATCGAGGTCATCATGACCGGTCCGCCGGATCCGGCCAAGCTCAAAGCGATGGTGGACACCGGCAACATCGAGTGGGACCTAGTCGAGGGCGGCATCAACTGGGTCATCGAACTGGGCGAGGATTACTTCGAAAAGATCGACTACTCGATCTTCGACCAGGCGACGATCGACGGCGTGCCCGAGATCTACCGTCATCCGTTTGGCGCTGGGTTCTACGTCTTTTCAACCAACATCGGCTGGAACACGAAAACGCTTGGCGAGGGTAAGAAGATCGAAAATTGGACCGAATTCTGGGACGTCGAGAAGTTTCCCGGAAAGCGCTCTCTGCAAGGCGGCAGCCAGCCGCCGCTGGAGTTCGCGCTACTGGCTGACGGCGTCGAGATGAAGGATCTCTATCCGATCGACGTCGATCGAGCACTCAAGAAGCTCAAGGAGATCATGCCGAACATCGCTCAGTGGTGGGATTCGGGCGCCCAGCCCGGCCAGCTCCTGACGAGCGAGCAGGTCGTAGCGTCCAGTATCTGGATCGGGCGGATTCACTCGTTGCGCGACCAGGGCGCGCCGATTGGCTTCACCTTCAACCAGGGGTCGCTGACACCGGCATTCTGGAATATCCCGAAGGGGGCAAAGAACGTCGACGCGGCTCAGAAGCTCGCCGCCTACTCGCTGCGGGCTGACGTCCAGGCGAAGGTGTGGGGTAACTATGTCGAGGGACCGACCAATACCAAGGCCTACGACCTGATGGACCCGGAACACGCAAAGCTGCTGCCGACCCACCCAGACAATGCCGGACTGCAGTTCGTCCCGGACGAAGAGTGGTGGGGTAAGAATCGAGCCAAGGTGTTGGAGCAGTTTCAGGCACTGATCCTCAGCTGACGACACAGCCGACCGGGTGGCCTCATCACCGAGGAGAGGAAACAGCCATGAACAGCGTATCGGACGCGGCGAATGCGGCCGATCCGATCGCCGGCCCGCGACAACGCCGGTTACCCGGAGACTCCAGACAGGCACGCTTCACTTGGCTGCTGCTCGTCCTACCGGTGCTCTATATGTTGGTCATGTATGTCTACCCAGTGTCCGTGATGTTGCTCCGCAGCATCACGGATCCAAACCTTGGGCTTGGCAACTTTCGCGATCTGTTCACCAACTCAGGCTATCGGCGCGTGCTCTTCACAACCGTTCGCATCTCGTTTTACGTCGTCGTGCTGACGCTGCTGCTGGGCTACCCCGTCGCCTATATGCTCTCAACGCTGCCGCCGCGCGCAGCCCGGATGGCGACATTCCTCGTCCTGCTGCCGTTCTGGACGAGCGTGCTGGTGCGCTCGTTCGCCTGGATCGTCATCCTCGGCGACAAGGGACTGATCAACGCCTGGTTCGCGCCGCTCAACAACGATAAGCCATTCCACCTGCTCTTCAGCGAGAAGGCGGTCGTGATCGGCATGGTTCACGTCCTGCTGCCGTTCATGATTCTGACGCTGACGGCGACAATGGCTCAGATCGACAAGTCGCTCGTGCTGGCGGCGCAAACCCTCGGTGCGTCACCGGTGCGGGCATTCCTGACGGTCTACCTGCCGCTAAGCATGCCGGGTGTGGCCAGCGGCTCGATGCTCGTCTTCATCATGGGGTTGGGCTACTACATCACCCCGGCTCTCCTCGGCGGACCGCGCCAGCTGATGTTCGCCAATCTGATCGACCGCTTCGTCAATCAGACCTTCCAATGGGGAGTAGCCGCTGCCGCGGCCGTCCTACTGCTCGGCATCTCGACCCTGCTCTATGTCGCCTCGCGGCGGTTCGGGCGCGTCGAGGGCCTGTTCGGCGGATAAGGAGGGCAGTGTCATGGCCGCCATTCAGACAACCACCGCTGGACGTGCCCCGCGCATTCCGCTCCGGATGCGGGTTCAGCGCAACCTGTTCCGCTGGTTCTACTATGCGTTTGTCGGCGCGATCTTCGTCTTCTTGATCGCGCCGATTGCGATCGTCATCCACCAGTCGTTCAATGGGGTCGGCTACCTGTCTTTCCCAATCCAGAACCCGGGCCTGCGCTGGTATCGCGACTTCTTCGGCAACGATGTCTGGATGCGTGCGATCCGCACCGGCCTGTCACTGGCGCTGATTGCTGCAGTCATCTCAACGCTGCTCGGCACGATGGCCGCCTGGGCGCTCTCGCGGGTCACATTTCGTGGCAAGAGTCTGGTGCTGGCACTGATGTTCTCGCCGATCGTCGCGCCGACGATCATCCTGGCACTGGCCTTCTACCTGTTCTTTGCCGACCTGCAACTGATCGGCAACAAGTACGCGATCGCCGCTGCCTACGGGGTGCTTGGCATCCCCTACTCACTGGTGACCGTCACGGCCGCATTGACTCAGTTCGACCCGACCCAGGAGCATGCCGCCGCGACGCTGGGCGCCGGGCCACTACGCGTGCTCTGGCACATCACCCTGCCACAGATCGCGACCAGCATCTTCGCCGGCTTCTTCTTCGCCTTCATCCTCGCCTTCGACGAGGTCATCATCATCACCTTCCTCGGCGGCGGCGAGACGATCACACTGGCGCGGCAGATGTGGAACAGCGTGCGCTATGACCTGACGCCGGTGCTGGCGGTGGCCGGCACGTTGTTGATCGCGTTCTCGATGGGGATATTCCTGCTCGTAGATATCATCAGCACCATGCGCGATCGTCGTCGCTCGGGCTAGCCGGGCGCGGCGACGAAGAGGATAGGTCAAATGGGGAATGTAGTCCTCCGCGATGTCTGCAAGGCGTTCCAGCAGAAGAACGTCGTCGACCATGTCAACCTGGAGATCAACCGGGGCGAGTTCTTCACCCTCCTCGGCCCGAGTGGTTCCGGGAAGACAACGACACTGAAGATGCTGGCTGGGCTGGAGATGCCGACGTCCGGCGACATCCTGATCGATGGCGTCCACGTCACGACGCTGATGCCGCACCAGCGCAACATCGGCATGGTCTTCCAGAACTATGCCCTCTTCCCGCACATGACGGTCGAGGATAACGTCAGCTTCCCGCTAAAGATGCGTCGAGTGGACA
Protein-coding sequences here:
- a CDS encoding ABC transporter permease, translating into MAAIQTTTAGRAPRIPLRMRVQRNLFRWFYYAFVGAIFVFLIAPIAIVIHQSFNGVGYLSFPIQNPGLRWYRDFFGNDVWMRAIRTGLSLALIAAVISTLLGTMAAWALSRVTFRGKSLVLALMFSPIVAPTIILALAFYLFFADLQLIGNKYAIAAAYGVLGIPYSLVTVTAALTQFDPTQEHAAATLGAGPLRVLWHITLPQIATSIFAGFFFAFILAFDEVIIITFLGGGETITLARQMWNSVRYDLTPVLAVAGTLLIAFSMGIFLLVDIISTMRDRRRSG
- a CDS encoding ABC transporter permease yields the protein MNSVSDAANAADPIAGPRQRRLPGDSRQARFTWLLLVLPVLYMLVMYVYPVSVMLLRSITDPNLGLGNFRDLFTNSGYRRVLFTTVRISFYVVVLTLLLGYPVAYMLSTLPPRAARMATFLVLLPFWTSVLVRSFAWIVILGDKGLINAWFAPLNNDKPFHLLFSEKAVVIGMVHVLLPFMILTLTATMAQIDKSLVLAAQTLGASPVRAFLTVYLPLSMPGVASGSMLVFIMGLGYYITPALLGGPRQLMFANLIDRFVNQTFQWGVAAAAAVLLLGISTLLYVASRRFGRVEGLFGG
- a CDS encoding ABC transporter substrate-binding protein, which gives rise to MTRRFDDTLPERLQTRLSRRGLLRYGGRAGAALAMMGGVTSLLAACGGDKGGATTAPSSGSASPTSGSGSSGSSGKGGQVRVAVWGGAIQDAENKYVFQPFTEETGIEVIMTGPPDPAKLKAMVDTGNIEWDLVEGGINWVIELGEDYFEKIDYSIFDQATIDGVPEIYRHPFGAGFYVFSTNIGWNTKTLGEGKKIENWTEFWDVEKFPGKRSLQGGSQPPLEFALLADGVEMKDLYPIDVDRALKKLKEIMPNIAQWWDSGAQPGQLLTSEQVVASSIWIGRIHSLRDQGAPIGFTFNQGSLTPAFWNIPKGAKNVDAAQKLAAYSLRADVQAKVWGNYVEGPTNTKAYDLMDPEHAKLLPTHPDNAGLQFVPDEEWWGKNRAKVLEQFQALILS
- a CDS encoding ABC transporter ATP-binding protein, translated to MGNVVLRDVCKAFQQKNVVDHVNLEINRGEFFTLLGPSGSGKTTTLKMLAGLEMPTSGDILIDGVHVTTLMPHQRNIGMVFQNYALFPHMTVEDNVSFPLKMRRVDKKETSERVRQALEIDPARRVRQALPAPALRWPAAARGIGASDGL